The following are encoded together in the Candidatus Methylomirabilis oxygeniifera genome:
- the atpD gene encoding ATP synthase subunit beta, membrane-bound, F1 sector (Evidence 2a : Function of homologous gene experimentally demonstrated in an other organism; PubMedId : 2889623; Product type e : enzyme) — protein sequence MNAGKIVQVIGPVVDVEFDPGKLPAIHNALEVKAQQTKDIFSYSERLIVEVAQHLGESRIRAIALSSTDGLVRGMEVVDTGAPITIPVGRAALGRIMNVIGEPVDKQGPIDAKNHYPIHRPAPAFDEQATKVEILETGIKVIDLLEPYTKGGKTGLFGGAGVGKTVVIMELIRNIAMEHGGLSVFAGVGERTREGNDLWLEMKESGVIEKTALIYGQMTEPPGSRLRVALTGLTVAEYFRDEEKQDVLLFVDNIFRFTQAGSEVSALLGRMPSAVGYQPTLGTEMGELQERITSTKTGSITSVQAIYVPADDITDPAPAAAFAHLDATTVLSRQLTELGIYPAVDPLASTSRILDPRVVGEEHYAVARSIQKILQRYKDLQDIIAILGMDELSEDDKLVVARARKVQRFLSQPFFVAEQFTGQPGRYVKLKDSVQAFKELIEGKVDDLPEQAFYMVGTLDEAREKAEKLAGHK from the coding sequence ATGAACGCAGGGAAGATCGTGCAGGTCATCGGACCTGTCGTCGATGTCGAGTTTGACCCGGGCAAGCTGCCGGCCATTCACAACGCCCTCGAGGTCAAGGCCCAGCAGACCAAGGATATCTTTTCCTACAGTGAACGGCTGATCGTAGAGGTGGCCCAACACTTGGGAGAGAGCCGGATCCGAGCCATCGCCCTCTCCTCCACCGACGGGCTTGTCCGGGGGATGGAGGTCGTTGACACCGGCGCGCCGATCACCATTCCCGTGGGCCGGGCTGCCCTTGGTCGGATCATGAACGTGATCGGGGAGCCGGTGGATAAACAGGGGCCGATAGACGCGAAGAACCACTATCCGATCCATCGCCCTGCCCCGGCCTTCGACGAACAGGCGACCAAGGTCGAGATCCTGGAGACCGGCATCAAGGTCATCGATTTGCTGGAACCGTATACCAAGGGCGGCAAGACCGGCCTCTTCGGCGGCGCCGGGGTCGGTAAGACCGTCGTCATTATGGAGCTGATCCGCAACATCGCCATGGAGCACGGTGGCCTCTCGGTCTTTGCGGGGGTGGGCGAGCGGACCCGCGAGGGAAATGACCTCTGGCTGGAGATGAAGGAGTCCGGGGTTATTGAGAAGACCGCCCTGATCTATGGTCAGATGACCGAGCCGCCCGGATCGCGGCTGCGGGTGGCGCTGACCGGGCTGACCGTTGCCGAATACTTCAGAGACGAGGAGAAACAGGACGTCCTGCTGTTCGTCGACAACATCTTCCGCTTTACGCAGGCCGGATCCGAGGTCTCGGCACTACTAGGTCGGATGCCCTCGGCCGTCGGCTACCAACCGACATTGGGTACGGAGATGGGCGAGCTGCAGGAGCGGATCACCTCGACCAAGACCGGTTCCATTACCTCGGTCCAGGCCATCTACGTACCGGCCGACGACATCACCGACCCGGCCCCGGCCGCAGCCTTTGCCCACCTGGACGCGACGACGGTCCTGTCCCGGCAGCTTACCGAGCTGGGGATCTATCCTGCGGTCGATCCGCTGGCCTCCACCTCCCGGATTCTCGACCCCCGTGTCGTGGGTGAGGAGCACTACGCTGTGGCCAGGTCGATTCAGAAGATCCTGCAGCGCTACAAGGATCTCCAGGATATCATTGCCATCCTGGGGATGGACGAGCTGTCCGAGGACGATAAGCTGGTGGTGGCGCGCGCGAGAAAGGTCCAGCGATTCCTTTCCCAACCCTTCTTTGTGGCGGAGCAGTTTACGGGTCAGCCCGGTCGCTACGTCAAGCTGAAGGACTCCGTTCAGGCATTTAAAGAGCTGATTGAGGGCAAGGTGGACGATCTGCCGGAGCAGGCCTTCTATATGGTCGGGACTCTCGACGAGGCCCGGGAGAAGGCCGAAAAGCTCGCTGGACACAAGTAA
- the atpC gene encoding ATP synthase subunit epsilon, membrane-bound, F1 sector (Evidence 2a : Function of homologous gene experimentally demonstrated in an other organism; PubMedId : 9331422; Product type e : enzyme), producing the protein MLEVVTPQRLIISEEVEELMAPGQEGYFGVWPGHTPFMTTLKIGELSYTRGRKERFLAVDWGYAEVRSDKVIILVESAERPEEIDLARAQQAKVRAEERLRQFADEAIDHARAQAALERALARMAVAAKGRPSE; encoded by the coding sequence ATGCTCGAGGTGGTGACGCCTCAACGGCTGATCATCAGCGAAGAGGTCGAAGAGCTGATGGCCCCCGGCCAGGAGGGGTATTTCGGCGTCTGGCCCGGCCACACCCCCTTTATGACGACGCTGAAGATTGGCGAGCTGTCCTATACGCGAGGGCGGAAAGAGCGGTTTCTGGCCGTTGACTGGGGGTATGCGGAGGTTCGTTCCGACAAGGTGATTATCCTGGTGGAGTCGGCGGAGCGGCCGGAGGAGATCGACCTGGCCAGGGCTCAACAAGCAAAGGTGCGAGCCGAGGAGCGGCTACGTCAGTTTGCGGACGAAGCCATCGATCATGCCAGAGCCCAGGCCGCCCTTGAGCGAGCGCTTGCCAGAATGGCGGTCGCCGCCAAGGGGCGACCATCGGAATGA
- the aroF gene encoding Phospho-2-dehydro-3-deoxyheptonate aldolase (Phospho-2-keto-3-deoxyheptonate aldolase) (DAHP synthetase) (3-deoxy-D-arabino-heptulosonate 7-phosphate synthase), whose product MIIVMKTGASESQIRDVIRRIEELGYQAHIIEGAQRTVIGAVGDERGKDRLQSLEVMPGVDTVVPILQPFKLASREVKGGKSIVRVGDLEIGGPAIVVMAGPCSVESETQMVQTAQAVKAAGATVLRGGAFKPRTSPYAFQGLAEEGLKYLDAARAATGLKIITEVVNPMDVELVAEYADILQIGARNVQNFALLKRAGEVGKPVLLKRGMATTIKEFLMAAEYILSEGNYNVALCERGIRTFETATRFTLDLSAVPVLNKLTHLPVVIDPSHGTGHWEYVASMAKASVACGADGLLIEVHPTPETAQSDGLQSLKLTTFQQLMDELRPIALAVGRRI is encoded by the coding sequence ATGATTATCGTCATGAAAACCGGGGCCTCCGAGAGCCAGATCCGGGACGTCATTCGGCGGATCGAGGAGCTTGGCTACCAGGCGCATATCATTGAGGGGGCGCAGCGGACCGTCATTGGAGCTGTAGGGGATGAGCGGGGCAAAGACCGCCTCCAGTCGCTGGAGGTGATGCCGGGCGTAGACACCGTCGTCCCGATTCTGCAGCCGTTCAAGCTGGCCAGCCGGGAGGTCAAGGGCGGCAAGAGTATCGTCCGGGTGGGCGATCTGGAGATTGGCGGACCGGCGATCGTCGTCATGGCCGGTCCCTGCTCGGTGGAAAGTGAGACGCAGATGGTGCAGACCGCCCAGGCAGTCAAGGCGGCCGGCGCGACGGTTCTCCGGGGCGGGGCGTTCAAGCCGCGCACCTCACCCTACGCCTTTCAAGGCCTGGCCGAGGAGGGACTCAAGTACCTGGATGCCGCTCGGGCGGCGACTGGCCTGAAGATCATCACCGAGGTCGTCAACCCGATGGACGTCGAGCTGGTCGCCGAGTACGCCGATATTCTGCAGATCGGTGCCCGCAACGTCCAGAACTTCGCTCTGCTCAAGCGGGCCGGCGAGGTCGGCAAGCCGGTCCTGCTCAAGCGCGGGATGGCGACCACCATCAAGGAGTTCCTGATGGCGGCCGAATATATCCTGTCGGAGGGCAACTACAACGTCGCCCTGTGCGAGCGCGGGATTCGGACCTTCGAAACCGCCACTCGCTTCACCCTCGACCTGAGCGCGGTCCCGGTTCTCAACAAACTGACCCACCTGCCGGTCGTGATCGACCCCAGTCACGGCACCGGCCACTGGGAGTATGTAGCGTCGATGGCCAAGGCCTCGGTCGCCTGCGGCGCCGACGGCCTCCTGATCGAGGTCCACCCCACTCCCGAGACGGCTCAGTCGGACGGCCTGCAATCGCTCAAGCTCACCACGTTCCAGCAGCTCATGGACGAGCTGCGCCCCATCGCCCTCGCCGTCGGCCGCCGAATCTAG
- a CDS encoding conserved protein of unknown function (Evidence 4 : Homologs of previously reported genes of unknown function): MGHRALGVRQSEEIVWFWVGTHAEYNHILSQMRRG, from the coding sequence TTGGGACATAGAGCGCTCGGCGTCCGCCAGAGCGAAGAGATCGTGTGGTTCTGGGTCGGCACGCATGCGGAGTATAACCACATTCTGTCGCAGATGCGTCGTGGTTAA
- the tdcF gene encoding L-PSP (mRNA) endoribonuclease (Evidence 2b : Function of strongly homologous gene; PubMedId : 12777779, 9484901; Product type e : enzyme), which produces MLREVVSTDKAPQAIGPYEQAIRCNGLLFTSGQIALDPATGTLIEGDVSAQTHRALENLKAVLEAGGSSLDHVIKATVYLTDLSNFAKMNEVYAEYLGHAKPARSTVGVATLPRGAAVEIDLVATTL; this is translated from the coding sequence ATGTTGCGTGAAGTCGTGAGCACTGACAAGGCACCACAGGCAATCGGACCATATGAGCAGGCTATCAGATGTAATGGATTGCTCTTCACCTCCGGTCAGATCGCGCTGGACCCGGCCACCGGGACGCTGATCGAGGGCGACGTATCGGCCCAGACGCACCGAGCCCTGGAGAATCTCAAGGCGGTCCTGGAGGCGGGGGGAAGTTCGCTCGACCACGTCATCAAGGCCACCGTGTACCTCACCGATCTGAGCAATTTCGCTAAGATGAATGAGGTCTACGCCGAATATCTGGGACACGCGAAGCCGGCCCGCTCCACGGTCGGTGTCGCCACCCTCCCCCGCGGCGCCGCCGTCGAGATCGATCTGGTGGCTACAACACTGTAA
- a CDS encoding protein of unknown function (Evidence 5 : No homology to any previously reported sequences): protein MPAFCRCERPAGARQSNGFVSLVLKNGEIASPSARNDARDKGFGVRTDNELEVGGANVA, encoded by the coding sequence ATGCCCGCGTTCTGTCGTTGTGAGCGACCAGCGGGAGCGCGGCAATCCAACGGTTTTGTTTCTCTGGTCTTGAAGAACGGTGAGATTGCTTCGCCCTCGGCTCGCAATGACGCGCGCGACAAGGGGTTTGGAGTGCGAACGGACAACGAATTGGAGGTGGGAGGAGCAAATGTTGCGTGA
- the uvrC gene encoding UvrABC system protein C (Protein uvrC) (Excinuclease ABC subunit C) has product MMQQIERLQEKVKGLADAPGVYLFRDARGHVLYIGKALSLRKRVGSYFTEAPDTPERPLIRPMVEQIADLEFILTDNELEALILESNLIKSHKPRYNIALKDDKHYPFLKLDLNDPFPWVQVVRRIKDDGALYYGPYVPTTAMWDVLALVNKTIPLRKCRSIKGRRLCLEYHLGRCLGPCEGLISQQAYGELVDQARLLLDGKDQELMKRLEAQMQQAAETLEYERAAKHRDQIASLRQVFERQRIISPRGEDQDVFGLAAEGGEAQVQLFLIRRGRLIGRETFTFELKTETMSELLSAVLKQFYLGARDIPREILLSEPLEDAPLIAAWLTSRANRRVNLLVPRRGRKMRLIQMALRNAQEALALSLRSSQSREAALKELQTVLDLPAPPRRIEAYDISNLSGALAVGSQVVWEDGKPKKSAYRRYKIKTVEGPDDFAMLAEVVQRRLRKAEEMPLPDLMLLDGGRGQLNAALGVARELGLHALPMVSLAKEEELVFHPSRSTPIALPERSRARQLLQQIRDESHRFAITYHRALRGKSAIRSLLDDVPGIGAKRRRALLTQLGSLRRLREASIDELRRAGGISESLATTIHDVVGAVSA; this is encoded by the coding sequence ATGATGCAACAGATCGAGCGGCTTCAGGAAAAGGTCAAGGGCTTAGCGGATGCGCCGGGCGTCTATCTGTTCCGTGACGCGCGAGGCCACGTGTTGTATATCGGTAAGGCGCTGTCGCTAAGGAAGCGAGTCGGCTCTTACTTCACGGAGGCGCCGGACACACCCGAGCGGCCCCTGATCCGACCGATGGTGGAGCAGATCGCCGATCTGGAGTTCATCCTGACCGACAATGAGCTGGAGGCGCTCATCCTAGAAAGCAACCTGATCAAGAGCCACAAGCCACGCTATAACATTGCCCTCAAGGACGATAAACATTACCCCTTCCTGAAGCTTGATCTGAACGACCCGTTCCCCTGGGTACAGGTGGTCCGCCGGATCAAGGATGACGGCGCGCTCTATTACGGCCCGTATGTCCCTACCACCGCAATGTGGGACGTCCTGGCTCTCGTGAACAAAACGATCCCCCTCCGCAAGTGCCGGTCAATCAAGGGACGACGGCTTTGCCTCGAATACCACTTGGGCCGCTGCCTAGGGCCCTGCGAAGGGCTCATCAGCCAACAGGCCTACGGTGAACTGGTGGACCAGGCACGACTGCTGCTGGACGGGAAGGATCAGGAGTTGATGAAGCGCCTTGAGGCGCAGATGCAGCAGGCGGCTGAAACGCTTGAATATGAGCGCGCTGCCAAGCATCGCGACCAGATTGCGTCATTGCGCCAGGTATTCGAGCGTCAGCGCATCATCTCGCCAAGGGGTGAAGATCAGGATGTCTTTGGCCTGGCGGCGGAAGGGGGAGAGGCCCAGGTCCAACTCTTCCTGATCCGGCGAGGCCGACTGATCGGCCGGGAGACCTTTACCTTCGAGTTGAAGACTGAGACAATGAGCGAGCTGTTGTCAGCCGTGCTGAAGCAGTTCTACCTCGGCGCACGGGACATTCCGCGCGAGATCTTGCTGTCTGAGCCCCTGGAAGACGCCCCGCTTATCGCGGCATGGCTGACATCCCGGGCGAATCGACGGGTGAACCTGCTGGTCCCACGGCGCGGACGTAAGATGCGGCTGATCCAGATGGCGCTGAGGAACGCCCAGGAGGCCCTCGCGCTCAGCCTCCGATCCTCACAGAGTCGCGAGGCAGCCCTGAAGGAGTTGCAAACGGTACTGGACCTCCCGGCCCCGCCCAGGCGGATCGAGGCCTACGACATCTCGAACCTCTCGGGGGCGCTGGCGGTCGGCTCCCAGGTGGTCTGGGAGGATGGCAAGCCCAAAAAATCGGCCTATAGGCGCTACAAGATCAAGACGGTGGAGGGGCCGGACGACTTTGCCATGCTAGCCGAGGTGGTACAGCGGCGGTTGCGCAAGGCCGAGGAGATGCCGCTTCCGGACCTGATGCTACTCGATGGCGGTCGCGGTCAGCTCAACGCCGCGCTGGGCGTGGCGAGGGAGCTCGGGCTACACGCGCTGCCGATGGTGAGCCTGGCCAAGGAGGAGGAGTTGGTCTTCCACCCATCCAGGTCCACGCCGATCGCGCTCCCGGAGCGGTCACGGGCCAGGCAACTGCTTCAACAGATCCGCGACGAGTCGCACCGGTTTGCCATCACCTACCACCGGGCGCTGCGGGGCAAGTCGGCTATCCGCTCCCTGCTGGACGACGTCCCCGGGATCGGCGCCAAGCGGCGGCGCGCGCTGCTCACCCAGCTCGGGAGCCTCCGCCGGCTGCGGGAGGCCAGTATCGATGAGCTCCGACGCGCCGGCGGGATTTCAGAGTCACTGGCTACAACCATTCATGATGTTGTCGGCGCCGTCAGTGCATAG
- a CDS encoding protein of unknown function (Evidence 5 : No homology to any previously reported sequences) has translation MAGKFQPYRGEKRRKETARKAKQEEKLRKKLERKESVLPTVEGEPEEDVPSAEEPPPHPSS, from the coding sequence ATGGCGGGAAAGTTCCAACCATACCGAGGTGAGAAGCGGCGAAAAGAGACCGCGCGCAAGGCCAAGCAGGAGGAGAAGCTCCGAAAGAAACTGGAGAGAAAAGAGAGTGTTTTGCCGACCGTGGAGGGCGAACCCGAAGAGGATGTACCTTCCGCTGAAGAGCCGCCACCCCACCCGAGTTCATAG